A genomic segment from Dietzia psychralcaliphila encodes:
- a CDS encoding alpha/beta hydrolase yields the protein MSPPSPDPVAPTGSDAQWTPDLLGPSYRRRELPLGTDPDGEGPISATLVRHEDAPAEPVAALLVVHGLSDYFFHTHLAEFLADRRIATYGVDLRKCGRSRRDGLTPHFTTDLERYDDELDQSLAVIAADHPGLPVIVAAHSTGGLVVPLWLGRRRDRGALDPVVGLVLNSPWFQLDVPDRARSLLDPVIRTLGSARPYYRLPLKTSDRYVVSTHIDHDGEFHFDTALKPPGGVGVRAGWLAAVRRAQKRLQSGVHLPLPVLMLRSTASSVGARGRDGVLDVDTDLILDVRSMERFADRVSDRITDIPVDGARHDVFLSRADVLEVVFRHLGDWLDQILEPHTKES from the coding sequence GTGTCTCCGCCCTCCCCCGATCCCGTCGCCCCCACCGGATCCGACGCGCAGTGGACCCCGGACCTGTTGGGCCCGTCCTACCGTCGCCGCGAGCTCCCGCTCGGTACCGATCCGGACGGTGAGGGACCGATCTCGGCCACCCTCGTGCGGCACGAGGACGCTCCGGCGGAGCCCGTCGCGGCCCTGCTGGTCGTCCACGGCCTGTCCGACTACTTCTTCCACACGCATCTCGCCGAGTTCCTCGCCGATCGCCGGATCGCCACCTACGGCGTGGACCTGCGCAAGTGCGGTCGTTCCAGACGGGACGGCCTGACGCCGCACTTCACCACCGACCTGGAGAGGTACGACGACGAGCTGGACCAGTCACTGGCCGTGATCGCCGCCGATCATCCCGGACTCCCGGTCATCGTGGCCGCGCACTCCACGGGCGGGCTGGTGGTGCCGCTGTGGCTCGGTCGGCGTCGTGACCGGGGCGCCTTGGACCCTGTCGTGGGACTGGTGCTCAACTCCCCCTGGTTCCAGCTCGACGTCCCCGACCGCGCCAGATCCCTGTTGGACCCGGTCATCCGCACTCTGGGCTCGGCCAGGCCCTACTACCGGTTGCCCCTGAAGACCTCGGACCGGTACGTGGTGAGCACCCACATCGACCACGACGGGGAGTTCCACTTCGACACCGCCCTCAAACCCCCGGGTGGGGTCGGGGTCCGCGCCGGATGGTTGGCGGCCGTCCGCCGGGCGCAGAAGCGCCTGCAGTCCGGGGTGCACCTCCCGCTGCCCGTCCTCATGCTGCGGTCCACGGCGTCGTCCGTGGGCGCGCGCGGCAGGGACGGCGTGCTCGACGTCGACACCGACCTGATCCTCGACGTCCGCTCGATGGAGCGGTTCGCCGACCGGGTCTCGGACCGGATCACGGACATCCCCGTCGACGGTGCCCGCCACGACGTGTTCCTCTCCCGCGCGGACGTGCTCGAGGTGGTCTTCCGGCACCTCGGCGACTGGCTGGACCAGATCCTCGAACCCCACACCAAGGAGTCCTGA
- the mqo gene encoding malate dehydrogenase (quinone), which yields MTADQVAKHGTTDVALIGAGTMSATLGALLRRLQPDWQIEIFERLEGPALESSDAWNNAGTGHSALCELNYSPKTADGDVDITKAVGVNEKFQVSRQFWSYAVENTILGDPTEWIRPVPHMSFVSGEAGQDYLQKRYDKLAGHPLFPGMGHTTDFGELERLVPLMARDRSAEQPFALSHFENGTDVNFGALTRQFVKYLTRTGTEVHYQNQVKDLERNTDGTWRLTVANRHTGDERTVDAKFVFVGAGGGALHLLQKSGIPEIKGIGGFPVGGQWLRCTNPDLVDQHQAKVYSQASVGAPPMSVPHLDTRVIDGKKGLLFGPFAGWTPKFLKMGSFMDLPSSIRPGNLLPMANIGLTEMDLVKYLVTELAKNHGARVDTLRDFVPSAQDGEWEKVVAGQRVQVIKPNGRGGTLEFGTAVVNAADGSIAGLLGASPGASTAVDAMVDVLQRCFPSRFADWKPALEEMIPSLGRDLAEEKSLFDEQFERSTRTLKLDQKA from the coding sequence GTGACTGCAGACCAGGTGGCAAAGCACGGAACGACTGATGTGGCGCTCATCGGCGCGGGCACCATGAGCGCGACGCTCGGGGCCCTCCTGCGTCGCCTCCAGCCCGATTGGCAGATCGAGATCTTCGAGCGGCTCGAGGGCCCTGCACTGGAGTCCTCCGATGCGTGGAACAACGCCGGTACCGGCCACTCCGCGCTCTGCGAACTCAACTATTCCCCCAAGACCGCCGACGGCGACGTGGACATCACCAAGGCGGTGGGCGTCAACGAGAAGTTCCAGGTCTCCCGGCAGTTCTGGTCCTACGCCGTGGAGAACACGATCCTCGGAGACCCGACGGAGTGGATCCGCCCGGTCCCGCACATGAGTTTCGTGTCCGGCGAAGCCGGGCAGGACTATCTGCAGAAGCGCTACGACAAGCTCGCGGGCCACCCCCTGTTCCCAGGGATGGGTCACACCACGGATTTCGGGGAGCTCGAGCGGCTCGTCCCCCTGATGGCTCGTGACCGCTCAGCCGAGCAGCCCTTCGCGCTCAGTCACTTCGAGAACGGCACCGACGTGAACTTCGGCGCCCTCACGCGTCAGTTCGTCAAGTACCTCACCCGGACCGGCACCGAGGTCCACTACCAGAACCAGGTCAAGGACCTCGAGCGCAATACCGACGGCACCTGGCGACTGACCGTGGCCAACCGCCACACCGGTGACGAGCGCACGGTCGACGCGAAGTTCGTCTTCGTCGGAGCCGGAGGCGGTGCCCTGCACCTGCTGCAGAAATCCGGGATCCCGGAGATCAAGGGCATCGGCGGGTTCCCCGTCGGTGGCCAGTGGCTCCGCTGCACCAACCCGGACCTCGTCGATCAGCACCAGGCCAAGGTGTACAGCCAGGCGTCCGTCGGCGCGCCGCCGATGTCGGTGCCGCACCTCGACACCCGCGTCATCGACGGCAAGAAGGGCCTGCTCTTCGGCCCGTTCGCCGGCTGGACCCCCAAGTTCCTCAAGATGGGCAGTTTCATGGACCTGCCCTCGAGCATCCGGCCGGGCAACCTGCTGCCCATGGCCAACATCGGGCTCACCGAGATGGACCTGGTCAAGTACCTCGTCACCGAGCTCGCCAAGAACCACGGCGCGCGTGTCGACACCCTCAGGGACTTCGTGCCGTCCGCGCAGGACGGCGAGTGGGAGAAGGTCGTCGCGGGCCAGCGGGTCCAGGTGATCAAGCCCAACGGTCGCGGAGGCACCCTCGAGTTCGGCACGGCCGTGGTGAACGCCGCCGACGGGTCGATCGCCGGTCTGCTGGGTGCGTCCCCCGGCGCGTCCACGGCGGTCGACGCGATGGTCGATGTCCTCCAGCGCTGCTTCCCGAGCCGTTTCGCGGACTGGAAGCCCGCGCTCGAGGAGATGATCCCGTCCCTCGGCCGCGATCTCGCCGAGGAGAAGTCCCTGTTCGACGAGCAGTTCGAGCGTTCGACCCGCACCCTCAAGCTCGATCAGAAGGCCTGA